One genomic region from Candidatus Zixiibacteriota bacterium encodes:
- a CDS encoding Ig-like domain-containing protein, giving the protein MGPHSSILTVSATNVLAPTLASISPTSGVNTGGTLVTINGSGFDPGGTTVTFGSTPVTGTYVSPYRLTATTPSGTGVVNVTVTNTASGLASNTLVGAFTYIANAAPVLATIGPRSTNEGVNLNFTVTATDADGTTLTLSTSARPTGATFTDNGNNTGTFNWTPTFTQAAIYNITFYATDGIDTDSEQVVITVNNVNQLPVLATIGPRSVNEGVNLNFAVTATDADGVPLTLTTSSPLPTGATFTDNGNNSGTFNWTPTFTQANTYNITFYASDGVDTDSEQVVITVNNVNQPPVLATIGPRLVNENANLNFNVSATDADGVTPTMTTSTPLPTGATFTDNGNGTGTFNWTPDFTQSGIYNITFYASDGVDTDSERVTITVNDAGNQAPVLAAIGPRTVAEGANLNFSISATDADLTIPALSAVNAPANATFTDNGNGTGTFNFNPDFTQAGIFQVTFIASDGALADSEIVSITVTNVNRPPVLATIGPRSTAEGANLNFAVSASDPDITIPALSTSALPTGATFVDNGNGSGTFNWTPDFTQSGLYSVTFYASDGVEIDSEIVSITVNESGNQAPVLNPIGPQTVNEAANLNFTISAFDLDLTIPTLSATGTPTNATFTDNLDGTGTFNFNPDYTQAGVYQVTFKAFDGILVDSEVVAITVVNVNQPPVLAAIGPRSTTENLNLNFVVTATDADNVIPLLTTSALPTGATFTNNGNGTGTFNWTPTFTQSGVYNITFYASDGVDSDSELVAITVTDAGNQPPVLAAIGPRTVAEGASLNFGVSASDLDGTTPSLTAENLPLNATFIDNLNGTGTFNFSPDFTQAGVYLVLFIASDGTLSDSEQVTITVTEPGNQPPTISPVSNASIYEGNTFEVVVTATDPEATPISFSVSTSLTGYSFVDSGNGVAVFTFVSDFFDAGMHDIRFFASDNGLPRLTASDTMTLTIIEVNQPPAIDSVGPFGVRVGRNLTFTVVARDLTAPNPTARIFMSASGLPANASFVDNGNSTGTFSFTPDNTQPGAYTVRFIATDQGVPPLAGFRDVPITVVAENLSPVFTLLPQYGVTVEGDTLEMLVRAADPDGQPVILRTVVAPPNSNFVDSGNGSGLFTFFPNYVQAGLHQVRFEAYDGVDATRSQPVIIQVADAGNQPPVIDPVPPQTVTEGQTLVTTVTASDPDQIGVTLTAQDLPTNATFADNGDGTGTLTFNPSYVQAGTYIVLIIATDGVYLDSINVTLIVEEAGNQPPVITTTFTDTATTEMRLLTFSINATDPDLDPPDLSATGLPAGATFVDNNNGSGVFSWQTDNFDAGNYQVLFFARDAINSALYDSHFVNIVVRDSNLAPIYRTVAGNDLSGIEGDTLIFRFIAIDPDRTTPLVRLNTPTYQLALNMDTSSYTTADTLWFTCRFIPDYTQGNLNPNFYTVQWIVWDSRFPTAVEYSQAVTPPTQFLVYNGNQPPVINPIGDRSVIEGNNLSFIVSASDGDGTRPTLSAYNLPANATFSGAAPDVKTFNFTPSFAQAGVYQVGFVASDGSKADTELVDITVIEAGNQVPYFTTTPPSAQPVIVNQFHTSLLRAVDPDLGTLVITASPILPFATFVDSGNGSATYQIVAPPIELGNSYQVTFIVTDPLGLADTTITTYNIVEFLRGDANSDNLLDLSDMVFLFNYLYKGGRPPASFEAADINFDGNIDIRDPTYLLNYFYKQGPPPPER; this is encoded by the coding sequence GGTTCGACCCGGGCGGAACTACGGTCACTTTTGGCAGTACACCAGTCACAGGAACTTACGTTTCTCCATATCGGTTGACTGCAACGACCCCGTCCGGAACCGGTGTTGTCAACGTGACCGTCACCAATACCGCCTCCGGTCTGGCTTCTAATACCCTGGTTGGCGCGTTTACATATATTGCCAATGCCGCGCCGGTGCTGGCGACTATTGGACCCCGCTCCACCAATGAAGGGGTCAACCTTAATTTTACCGTCACTGCCACCGATGCCGACGGCACCACTTTGACACTCTCCACTTCCGCCCGTCCCACCGGCGCCACTTTCACGGACAACGGCAACAACACCGGCACTTTTAACTGGACACCGACTTTCACCCAGGCGGCAATTTACAATATCACTTTCTATGCCACCGATGGCATCGATACCGACTCCGAGCAGGTAGTTATTACCGTTAACAACGTCAATCAACTGCCGGTACTGGCGACTATCGGTCCCCGCTCGGTCAATGAAGGTGTCAATCTGAATTTCGCTGTGACTGCTACCGATGCCGACGGCGTCCCTCTCACTCTTACGACATCCAGTCCACTGCCGACAGGCGCCACTTTTACCGATAACGGCAACAACAGCGGTACATTTAACTGGACTCCAACGTTCACTCAAGCCAACACATATAATATCACTTTCTATGCCTCCGATGGAGTCGATACCGATTCCGAGCAGGTGGTCATCACCGTCAATAATGTCAATCAGCCGCCGGTGCTGGCGACTATCGGACCGCGGCTGGTCAATGAAAATGCCAATCTCAATTTCAACGTCTCCGCCACCGATGCCGATGGCGTTACGCCGACGATGACCACGTCGACCCCGCTGCCGACCGGAGCCACCTTCACCGACAATGGCAACGGAACCGGAACCTTCAACTGGACTCCCGATTTCACCCAGAGCGGTATCTACAATATTACTTTCTACGCCTCCGATGGAGTTGATACCGATTCCGAGCGGGTGACCATAACCGTCAATGATGCCGGCAATCAGGCGCCGGTTCTTGCCGCTATAGGTCCCCGGACTGTCGCCGAGGGCGCGAATCTGAATTTCAGTATCAGCGCCACCGATGCCGACTTGACTATCCCGGCACTCTCGGCTGTCAATGCCCCGGCCAATGCCACTTTTACTGACAACGGCAACGGCACCGGTACTTTCAACTTTAACCCCGATTTCACCCAGGCCGGAATCTTTCAGGTAACCTTTATCGCCTCCGATGGCGCCCTGGCTGATTCCGAAATTGTCAGTATAACTGTGACCAATGTCAACCGTCCGCCGGTGCTGGCGACAATCGGGCCACGCTCCACTGCCGAAGGAGCCAATCTCAATTTCGCCGTCAGCGCCAGCGACCCCGATATCACCATCCCGGCGCTATCGACTTCCGCCCTGCCGACCGGCGCTACCTTTGTCGATAACGGCAACGGCAGCGGAACTTTCAACTGGACTCCCGATTTCACCCAGTCCGGTTTATACTCTGTAACTTTCTATGCCTCTGACGGCGTCGAAATAGATTCCGAAATCGTTTCAATTACTGTCAATGAATCCGGTAATCAGGCTCCCGTTCTCAACCCCATCGGACCTCAGACAGTCAATGAAGCGGCTAATCTGAACTTCACCATCTCGGCCTTTGACCTTGACCTTACCATCCCGACGCTCTCGGCTACCGGCACGCCGACCAACGCCACATTCACCGATAATCTTGACGGTACCGGTACTTTCAACTTCAATCCCGATTATACTCAAGCCGGAGTCTATCAGGTAACTTTCAAGGCATTTGATGGAATCCTGGTCGATTCCGAAGTGGTTGCCATCACCGTGGTCAATGTCAATCAGCCGCCGGTGCTGGCCGCGATTGGACCGCGCTCCACCACCGAAAATCTCAACCTTAATTTTGTGGTCACGGCTACTGATGCCGATAACGTCATTCCTCTGCTGACCACCTCGGCGCTTCCGACCGGCGCCACTTTCACCAATAACGGCAACGGCACCGGCACTTTTAACTGGACACCGACTTTCACCCAGAGCGGAGTTTATAATATCACTTTCTATGCCTCCGACGGCGTCGATTCCGACTCCGAACTGGTGGCAATTACCGTTACCGATGCCGGCAATCAGCCGCCGGTGCTTGCCGCTATCGGACCGCGCACGGTTGCCGAAGGAGCGTCACTCAATTTCGGCGTCAGCGCCTCCGACCTTGACGGCACCACGCCCTCTCTTACCGCCGAAAATCTGCCGCTCAACGCCACTTTCATCGACAATCTCAACGGCACCGGCACCTTTAATTTCAGCCCCGATTTCACCCAGGCCGGTGTCTATCTGGTCCTTTTCATAGCATCTGACGGCACCCTGTCTGACTCCGAGCAGGTGACGATTACAGTTACGGAACCGGGGAATCAGCCGCCAACCATAAGCCCGGTCAGCAATGCTTCCATCTACGAAGGGAATACCTTTGAAGTGGTCGTCACCGCCACCGACCCGGAGGCAACCCCCATTTCGTTTAGCGTCTCCACTTCCCTCACCGGATACAGTTTTGTCGATAGCGGCAACGGCGTCGCCGTCTTCACTTTTGTCTCTGACTTCTTCGATGCCGGCATGCACGATATCAGATTCTTTGCCAGCGATAATGGCTTACCGCGCCTGACCGCGTCCGATACTATGACCTTGACCATTATTGAAGTCAATCAGCCGCCGGCAATCGATTCGGTCGGTCCTTTCGGGGTTCGGGTCGGACGTAACCTCACCTTCACGGTGGTGGCGCGTGACTTGACCGCCCCTAATCCGACGGCCCGCATCTTCATGTCGGCGTCGGGGCTTCCCGCAAATGCCTCCTTTGTCGATAACGGCAACAGCACCGGCACTTTCTCTTTCACTCCGGACAACACCCAGCCCGGCGCTTACACTGTCCGCTTCATCGCCACCGACCAGGGCGTTCCTCCGCTGGCAGGATTCCGCGATGTCCCGATTACTGTTGTAGCCGAAAATCTGTCGCCGGTATTTACTCTTCTCCCGCAATACGGCGTTACTGTCGAAGGGGATACTCTCGAAATGCTCGTCCGCGCGGCAGACCCCGATGGTCAACCGGTCATTCTTAGAACTGTGGTTGCGCCGCCCAACTCCAATTTCGTCGACAGCGGCAATGGCAGCGGCCTCTTTACTTTCTTCCCCAATTATGTTCAGGCCGGCTTACACCAGGTCAGATTTGAAGCCTATGACGGTGTCGATGCTACTCGGAGCCAGCCGGTAATCATTCAGGTTGCCGATGCCGGCAATCAGCCGCCGGTTATCGACCCGGTTCCGCCCCAGACTGTGACTGAAGGACAGACTCTGGTGACCACTGTGACCGCCAGTGACCCCGACCAGATCGGCGTGACCCTGACCGCTCAGGACCTTCCGACCAACGCCACTTTTGCCGACAACGGGGATGGCACCGGTACCCTGACATTTAATCCCAGTTATGTCCAGGCCGGGACATATATCGTCCTGATTATCGCCACCGACGGCGTCTATCTCGACTCGATTAACGTGACTCTGATTGTGGAAGAAGCCGGCAATCAGCCGCCCGTTATCACGACCACTTTTACTGACACCGCTACCACGGAAATGCGCCTCTTGACCTTTTCCATCAATGCCACCGACCCGGACCTCGACCCTCCTGACCTCAGCGCCACCGGTCTTCCCGCCGGCGCCACTTTTGTTGACAATAACAATGGCTCGGGGGTATTCAGTTGGCAAACCGACAACTTTGACGCTGGCAACTATCAGGTTCTCTTCTTTGCCCGTGACGCTATCAATTCCGCGTTATATGATTCGCACTTCGTGAATATTGTAGTAAGAGATTCCAATCTGGCGCCCATTTATAGGACCGTGGCGGGTAATGACTTATCTGGCATAGAAGGAGATACGCTGATATTCAGGTTTATTGCGATTGACCCCGACAGAACGACACCTCTTGTTCGGCTGAACACTCCCACTTATCAACTCGCTCTTAATATGGATACCAGCAGTTACACTACTGCCGATACCTTATGGTTTACTTGCCGATTCATTCCAGATTATACTCAGGGTAATCTTAATCCCAATTTCTATACGGTTCAGTGGATAGTCTGGGATTCAAGGTTCCCAACTGCCGTCGAGTATTCTCAGGCAGTTACCCCGCCAACTCAGTTTTTAGTTTATAATGGCAACCAGCCCCCGGTCATCAATCCTATCGGAGACCGCTCTGTAATTGAAGGTAATAACCTCTCCTTTATAGTGAGCGCTTCGGATGGCGATGGCACCCGTCCCACTCTCTCGGCTTATAATCTGCCGGCAAACGCCACTTTCTCGGGTGCGGCGCCTGATGTCAAGACCTTCAACTTCACCCCGAGTTTTGCCCAGGCCGGAGTTTATCAGGTCGGGTTCGTTGCCAGCGATGGCTCCAAAGCCGACACCGAACTGGTCGATATTACTGTCATAGAAGCCGGCAACCAGGTTCCATATTTCACCACCACTCCACCCAGCGCCCAGCCGGTCATCGTCAATCAGTTCCATACTTCGCTCCTGAGGGCGGTTGACCCTGACCTGGGGACACTGGTAATCACCGCCAGCCCGATTTTACCTTTTGCCACCTTTGTTGATTCCGGCAATGGCTCAGCCACCTACCAGATTGTGGCGCCGCCGATTGAACTTGGCAACAGTTACCAGGTGACTTTCATTGTCACCGACCCGCTGGGACTGGCCGATACCACCATCACCACCTACAATATTGTGGAATTCTTGCGGGGTGACGCCAACTCCGACAATCTCCTTGACCTTTCCGATATGGTCTTCCTGTTCAACTACTTGTATAAGGGCGGCCGTCCCCCGGCATCATTTGAAGCGGCCGATATCAACTTTGACGGCAATATCGACATCCGTGACCCTACTTATCTTCTGAATTATTTCTACAAGCAGGGTCCCCCTCCTCCTGAAAGATGA
- a CDS encoding dockerin type I domain-containing protein, with the protein MTRKLSAIFLISLLIVAFLAGSSFAADKRAEREYLRHLNVKPIDKVPPAALVGGESVFGATVTKDVGQSLGFDQIPSASPGLQIGTTTYDYQHNGRMGRHVDWRGTQSVHFLWMKQVNTTLGGDRGGGYEVWDGDQVPGTFIHVNASAGGGCDVHPRLGSGNNYSGYYCLDVAPDGRAVIGNHHDQGETPPFQATVWFDYDINSCFFGAYRYRVPDSLAQYVFDALGDYEYIWPYIDFQIFNNDTITHVFAQQSHDAAGAVQNIMYFRRVGGFDAGEWDYPPLFIGGVQDIAQTVTSSRTTGKVALVWFGGYPAVPGDTIWRDQGQRANDVFCKISTDAGATWGNTVNITKFDTSTTGWLAHTDASALMGTDNYLHVIWNAREASNGLFQHFFGCRLFHWTEQYPNFISTIKDANWDLPEDGCHGGAWNEMSIVKMQLSECDGKFYALFTQFNDIRNGIDDDCHISNWTANNSSGTANGELYISVSDNSGLNWDIPRNLTNTYSPMCDTIGLAPRCESDMWASISRYGMTTTGNFTGVTIVDPSGSYAGNKFMDVFYVNDRYPGGAVQDAGVWTVNPMRWFRVPCINPIPNPVLALSPSDVDDPTFTLPGVQKDTVVKVENVGNATMTVTSVTAVKLTGTNFDWLGVTNLPTTVSHLLPNNFHNMTVQLNKGGVIATGPHAYEGLLIFSGNFFGSPDTMQIHLIVASELSRPRWAEIRTANKRVYFNNAGNMGRGGEDGWCLNFFNDCDTSNNITGANANAKIYLYDASPYIIRLKGTDTVLNSYMWDADWLGGDGWRPVETVIVVDSTTYPDYTWGYTGTYYSKDSAIGAQSQYWASKHADSASFIIQAVRYFNRTGATITGVMVGEMMDWDVPSDTGVDNSSGFDFSRQLMYCFGEEVHDDTAQGLLTNNCVDQDLRMGGFAYVDGYKKPYTGVADDFDNVRGIFTGHNPYWQDGSGSFKPGPLYNKLRTFSGYENWTPNLADPESVYVDLNMCALYTPQRDLGATDTLVFVKILATEYNGGAAGLQATIDKAKAWIAARPSIFNFTGHSIAFPAPKYINWPPILPAIGNKSGTTTAALTFTIGPATDVENDALTYSALGVPAGATFTPGTRTFNWPTPVVGTYNVSFYVTDGKGWDEETIQITISGNCCNLPGDANNNATVNILDATYIIAYRFKGGPAPGCLQEADANGNGTINILDATYIIAYRFKSGPAPVCGP; encoded by the coding sequence ATGACAAGGAAATTATCGGCGATCTTTCTTATCTCCTTGTTAATTGTTGCTTTTCTGGCCGGTTCATCCTTCGCCGCCGATAAGAGAGCTGAAAGAGAATATCTCCGTCATTTGAACGTCAAGCCCATTGACAAAGTCCCGCCGGCGGCGCTGGTTGGGGGCGAATCTGTCTTTGGCGCGACCGTTACCAAAGACGTGGGACAGTCTCTCGGTTTCGACCAGATTCCGTCAGCCTCTCCCGGTCTCCAGATCGGCACCACGACCTATGACTATCAGCACAATGGTCGTATGGGCCGTCATGTTGACTGGCGCGGCACCCAGTCGGTTCACTTCCTCTGGATGAAACAGGTCAATACCACCCTCGGCGGCGACCGTGGCGGTGGATACGAAGTCTGGGATGGTGACCAGGTTCCCGGTACTTTCATCCACGTTAATGCGTCCGCGGGCGGCGGTTGCGATGTGCACCCCCGTCTTGGTTCCGGTAACAACTACTCCGGTTATTACTGCCTTGATGTGGCTCCCGATGGCCGGGCGGTAATCGGCAACCACCATGACCAGGGCGAGACCCCGCCGTTCCAGGCGACTGTCTGGTTCGACTATGACATTAACTCCTGCTTCTTCGGCGCTTATCGCTACCGTGTACCAGACTCATTGGCGCAGTATGTATTCGACGCCCTCGGCGATTATGAATATATCTGGCCTTACATTGATTTCCAGATTTTTAACAATGACACTATTACGCACGTTTTCGCCCAGCAGTCACATGACGCCGCGGGCGCCGTGCAGAATATCATGTATTTCCGTCGCGTCGGCGGTTTTGATGCCGGCGAATGGGACTACCCGCCGCTCTTCATCGGCGGTGTGCAGGATATCGCCCAGACCGTGACTTCCTCCCGGACCACCGGTAAGGTTGCTCTCGTCTGGTTTGGCGGCTATCCGGCCGTCCCCGGCGACACTATCTGGCGCGACCAGGGACAGAGAGCCAACGACGTCTTCTGTAAGATTTCTACCGACGCCGGCGCCACCTGGGGGAACACTGTCAACATTACCAAGTTTGATACTTCCACCACCGGCTGGCTGGCGCATACAGACGCCTCCGCTCTCATGGGCACCGACAATTATCTCCATGTTATCTGGAATGCCCGTGAAGCGTCCAATGGCCTCTTCCAGCACTTCTTCGGCTGCCGTCTTTTCCACTGGACGGAGCAGTATCCGAACTTCATCAGTACCATTAAGGATGCTAACTGGGATCTTCCCGAAGACGGCTGCCATGGCGGCGCCTGGAACGAAATGTCTATCGTGAAGATGCAGTTGTCGGAGTGCGATGGTAAGTTCTATGCCTTGTTCACTCAGTTCAACGACATCAGAAACGGCATCGATGACGACTGCCATATTTCCAACTGGACCGCTAATAACTCCAGCGGAACAGCCAACGGCGAGCTCTATATTTCCGTTTCCGATAACAGCGGTTTGAACTGGGATATCCCGCGCAACCTGACCAACACCTATTCTCCCATGTGCGACACCATTGGTTTGGCTCCTCGTTGCGAATCCGATATGTGGGCTTCGATTTCCCGCTACGGTATGACCACCACCGGCAACTTCACCGGTGTGACCATTGTTGACCCCTCCGGTTCCTATGCCGGCAACAAGTTCATGGATGTCTTCTATGTTAACGACAGATATCCTGGCGGCGCCGTGCAGGATGCCGGTGTCTGGACGGTCAACCCGATGCGCTGGTTCCGCGTGCCCTGTATCAACCCGATTCCGAACCCGGTGCTGGCTCTTTCGCCCAGTGATGTTGACGACCCGACCTTTACTCTCCCTGGTGTCCAGAAAGACACCGTCGTGAAGGTTGAGAACGTCGGTAACGCCACCATGACAGTCACCAGCGTCACAGCGGTGAAACTGACCGGTACCAATTTCGACTGGCTCGGTGTGACCAACCTGCCGACCACCGTTTCTCACCTGCTCCCGAATAACTTTCATAATATGACGGTGCAGTTGAACAAGGGCGGCGTTATCGCTACCGGCCCGCATGCCTATGAAGGTCTGCTTATCTTTTCCGGTAACTTCTTTGGCAGCCCCGATACCATGCAGATTCATCTTATTGTCGCCTCCGAACTCTCCCGTCCGAGATGGGCTGAGATTCGCACCGCCAATAAGAGAGTCTACTTCAACAATGCCGGTAACATGGGCCGTGGCGGTGAGGATGGCTGGTGCCTCAATTTCTTCAATGATTGCGACACCTCCAACAACATCACCGGCGCCAATGCCAACGCCAAGATTTATCTCTATGACGCTTCCCCGTATATCATTCGCCTGAAAGGCACCGACACTGTCCTCAACTCCTACATGTGGGATGCGGACTGGCTCGGCGGTGACGGATGGCGTCCGGTGGAGACCGTGATAGTTGTCGATTCCACTACCTATCCGGATTACACCTGGGGATATACCGGAACTTATTATTCCAAGGATTCCGCCATCGGCGCGCAGTCGCAGTACTGGGCATCCAAGCATGCCGATTCCGCCTCCTTCATCATTCAGGCCGTCCGTTACTTTAACCGTACCGGCGCCACCATCACCGGCGTTATGGTCGGTGAGATGATGGACTGGGATGTTCCATCCGATACCGGCGTTGACAACTCCTCCGGCTTCGACTTCAGCCGTCAGTTGATGTACTGCTTCGGCGAGGAAGTTCATGACGATACCGCGCAGGGTCTTCTGACCAACAACTGCGTTGACCAGGATCTGCGTATGGGCGGTTTCGCTTATGTTGACGGTTACAAGAAGCCCTATACCGGCGTTGCCGATGATTTTGACAACGTTCGCGGTATCTTCACAGGCCACAACCCGTACTGGCAGGATGGTTCCGGTTCCTTCAAGCCTGGTCCGCTCTATAACAAACTGCGGACTTTCTCCGGCTATGAGAACTGGACTCCCAACCTTGCCGATCCGGAATCGGTCTATGTTGACCTGAATATGTGCGCCCTCTATACTCCGCAGAGAGATCTGGGAGCGACCGATACTCTGGTCTTCGTCAAGATCTTAGCGACCGAGTATAACGGCGGCGCCGCCGGTCTGCAGGCGACCATTGATAAGGCGAAAGCCTGGATTGCGGCTCGTCCGAGTATCTTCAACTTTACGGGCCACTCCATTGCCTTCCCGGCTCCCAAGTATATCAACTGGCCGCCAATACTGCCGGCTATCGGCAACAAGAGCGGAACGACAACTGCGGCTCTGACCTTTACTATTGGTCCGGCCACCGATGTTGAAAATGACGCTCTGACCTACTCGGCGTTGGGTGTTCCTGCCGGCGCTACTTTCACGCCTGGCACCAGAACCTTCAACTGGCCGACCCCGGTTGTCGGAACCTACAATGTCTCCTTCTATGTCACTGATGGCAAAGGATGGGATGAAGAAACCATTCAGATTACCATCAGCGGCAACTGCTGCAACCTGCCCGGCGATGCCAACAACAACGCCACCGTGAACATTCTTGATGCGACTTACATCATTGCCTATCGCTTCAAGGGTGGTCCGGCTCCGGGATGCTTGCAGGAAGCCGATGCCAATGGTAACGGTACCATCAACATTCTTGATGCTACCTACATCATTGCTTACCGCTTCAAGAGTGGACCGGCTCCGGTTTGCGGACCGTAA
- a CDS encoding S8 family serine peptidase, with translation MNHRYGLPRVVTFLLPALLLTISLAQGQTYDLQGDESPILMPGRLEVQFEKNVNTKTMAKGFGTLSLGVPSLDQVFSKYQVREAVAMFPWREGADALQGDDDMSRFYELFFNEAADINSIIGELRQNPNIKTVSPVWAIPVRAVPNDQYYGMQWAPPKTMSPAGWDIQKSTDTAKIAIIDSGVLFTHPDLRDKIWVNPGEDLDDDMVVFDSEDVNGIDDDGNGVVDDLIGYDFFSGFSGITCWTGEDCGTPDNNPTDYNGHGTHCAGIAGATTNNSTGVAGLAGGWGGGLGTYAGARIMCLRVGGSGVNPNGGYESGYVNTANCATAIDYASRMGACVINASWGAADTPAMRTACNRANDSGVVITHAAGNDDNSTSDFLDYYTYNGYPVSLSVAATTSGDAKASFSNYGAWIDVSAPGVSIYNTYSNHGSAVYAYLDGTSMAAPHVAGLAALIKSHMPSLRKQQIDTVILNHADDIDIYNPLYPGQLGSGRINVCSSLTSLPNMNFTAGPVLVGLAPLTVDFTDISPITAPSWLWDFGDGGSSTDQNPSHTYTQWGLYNVSLTGTVPKGTHTRTYPRLVMVIQDTLKVDSIVARPGDTIVVPIRLTNFFQIKQIMLPIEFSDATYLDLWASNPFSVTGLRTSYFQEVNPLTYDPTNLRFRFRLSSNTTSGSNYLDPGTGAILNIYVIAASSVPSPQVITIDTTEISTSHVQLYSIVNSYTPAFKRGKIVIANYLRGDANTNGVINILDATYIISFLYKDGPTPDSYAGDANASGGINILDATYLISYLFKDGPPPPL, from the coding sequence ATGAACCACCGGTATGGTCTTCCCCGGGTCGTAACCTTCCTGCTGCCGGCGCTGCTTTTGACTATCTCGCTGGCGCAGGGACAAACCTATGACCTCCAGGGAGATGAAAGTCCGATTTTGATGCCGGGTCGGCTGGAAGTTCAGTTTGAAAAAAATGTAAATACCAAGACGATGGCGAAAGGGTTCGGGACTCTCAGTCTCGGGGTGCCGTCGCTCGACCAGGTCTTCAGCAAATATCAGGTTCGGGAGGCGGTCGCCATGTTTCCCTGGCGGGAAGGGGCAGATGCTCTCCAGGGCGATGATGATATGTCCAGGTTCTATGAGCTCTTTTTCAATGAAGCCGCGGATATAAATTCTATCATCGGCGAGTTGCGGCAAAATCCCAATATCAAGACCGTTTCTCCCGTCTGGGCGATACCGGTGCGGGCTGTCCCCAATGACCAGTATTATGGTATGCAGTGGGCGCCGCCGAAAACGATGTCGCCGGCCGGATGGGATATTCAGAAGAGCACCGATACCGCCAAAATCGCCATCATCGACAGCGGCGTGCTTTTCACCCATCCAGATTTGAGAGACAAAATCTGGGTCAACCCGGGTGAGGACCTCGATGATGATATGGTGGTTTTTGATTCCGAAGATGTCAATGGGATTGATGATGACGGCAACGGCGTTGTCGATGACCTTATTGGATACGATTTCTTCAGCGGTTTTAGCGGGATCACCTGCTGGACCGGCGAGGATTGCGGGACACCGGATAACAACCCGACCGATTATAATGGCCATGGCACCCACTGTGCCGGCATTGCCGGAGCGACAACGAATAATTCTACCGGTGTCGCCGGCTTAGCGGGCGGCTGGGGAGGAGGACTGGGAACGTATGCCGGCGCCAGGATTATGTGCCTTCGGGTCGGTGGTTCCGGTGTCAATCCCAACGGCGGATATGAGAGCGGTTATGTCAATACCGCTAACTGCGCCACCGCTATCGACTATGCCTCCCGAATGGGAGCCTGTGTTATCAATGCCAGTTGGGGCGCCGCCGATACCCCCGCTATGCGGACCGCCTGCAACCGTGCCAACGACTCCGGAGTTGTCATAACGCACGCCGCCGGCAATGACGATAACAGCACCTCCGACTTCCTTGATTATTACACATATAACGGTTATCCGGTCTCCCTCTCGGTCGCCGCAACCACCTCCGGCGATGCCAAAGCCTCCTTCTCCAATTATGGCGCTTGGATTGATGTCTCGGCGCCCGGTGTAAGTATCTATAACACCTATTCCAATCATGGCTCCGCCGTATATGCCTATCTTGATGGCACCTCGATGGCGGCTCCGCATGTTGCCGGTCTTGCCGCGCTCATCAAGTCGCATATGCCCAGCCTCCGCAAACAGCAGATAGATACTGTTATCCTGAATCATGCCGACGATATCGATATCTATAATCCTCTCTATCCGGGACAACTCGGCTCAGGAAGAATCAATGTCTGCTCTTCCTTGACCAGCCTGCCCAATATGAATTTCACCGCCGGACCGGTTCTGGTCGGACTGGCGCCATTGACCGTTGACTTCACTGATATATCTCCCATTACCGCTCCCTCCTGGCTCTGGGATTTTGGCGATGGCGGCTCGTCCACCGACCAGAATCCGAGCCATACTTACACGCAGTGGGGACTATATAATGTTTCCTTGACCGGAACAGTTCCAAAAGGCACCCATACCAGGACCTATCCCCGGCTGGTGATGGTTATTCAGGATACCCTTAAGGTCGATTCTATTGTCGCTCGACCCGGCGATACCATAGTCGTGCCGATACGTTTGACCAATTTCTTTCAGATAAAACAGATAATGCTGCCGATTGAATTCAGCGATGCCACCTATCTTGACCTCTGGGCAAGCAATCCGTTTTCGGTCACCGGTCTGCGGACTTCTTATTTTCAGGAAGTCAATCCCCTGACGTATGACCCGACTAATCTCCGTTTCCGGTTCCGTCTGTCTTCCAATACCACCAGCGGCTCCAACTATCTTGACCCGGGCACCGGCGCCATTTTGAATATCTATGTCATTGCCGCCTCATCTGTTCCCAGCCCGCAGGTAATAACTATCGACACTACCGAGATATCGACCTCGCATGTACAACTTTATTCCATTGTAAATTCTTACACCCCGGCCTTCAAACGGGGGAAGATAGTAATCGCCAATTACCTGCGCGGCGACGCCAACACCAACGGCGTTATTAACATCCTTGATGCTACCTATATTATCAGTTTCTTGTACAAGGATGGCCCGACGCCGGATTCTTATGCCGGTGACGCCAACGCCAGCGGTGGTATAAATATACTTGATGCCACCTACCTGATTAGTTATCTGTTTAAGGATGGCCCGCCGCCTCCGCTATGA